DNA from Micromonospora nigra:
AGCCGTTCAGCCGAACCAACACCGGTTCCACCACGCGGGGCCAGGCAACCCGGGCCGCCAGCAGAGCCGCCGCCGGCAGCACCATCACCACGCAGTAGGCGGCGAGGAGCGCCACCACGGCCGGCGTGCCCAGGCCCGAGGTGGCGAGCAGGCCCATCGCGCCCAGGTACGGCAGCATCGTCGCCACCTCGGCGAGCGCGGCGAGCAGGGCGAGCCCGACCAGCCACCGGACCGACGAGTCGCCGCTCGTCGCCCGGTCCCGCCACCTCGACACCGCCCCTCGGCCACCGCCGCGCCGCCTGCCGTCGTAGCGGAAGCTCAGCAGGAACAGCCCCACGCCGACGGCGAGCTGTGCCCACAGCACGGGACGATGATCGAGTGCCCCGTCCAACGCCCCGGCCAGCCGGGTGCCGCCGACGTAGAGCAGCACCCCCACCACGACGTAGAAGCCGGCGATCGTGCCGAGGTAGGCGAGAATCCGCCGGGCTCGGACCGGGCCGGGAGCGAGCAGCAACCACACCGGGATGAACAGGGTGCCGATGCTGGTGCTGTCGACCAGCGCCAGTCCGGCGAGGGAGAGCAGCAGACCGGCGCTCATGCTGATCCGGGCTTCGATGCGTACACCTGACAAGTGTCGACGGCCCACCGGCCGGGCGACTCGCCCCTGGGCACGATGAGGGGCTACATCCTTTGATGGAGCGGTGCGGTGGCGGGCAGGTCAGGCAAGCAACAGCGCCCGCTCCGTCTGGCACGGGCAAAGCCCTCGATCCCCAGCAAGGGCATCGACTACACCCATCTCGCGGGCAGCCTGCTGGGGCCTGACCGCAGCGCGGCGTCTTCGCAGATGGTCCGGCGGTCCGCGCGAGCTGTAGTAGAATCATCGACGAACGCTCTGGGCGCCTCAGGGCCACCAGAGTTCTGGCTGCAAACTTGGATGGCGCCCCCCGGGACCGGGTGGGCGTCATTCAACTTTCCGCCCTGGCTCCCGCACGCCTGACATGCTGGCTGCCGCCCACGTCCTACTCTGTGCCAACGCGCGGAATCCGGGCACTGGCCCCGTCTGTGGAGTGGGATGCGTGTCTGAGGCGACAGCACTCTTGTTGCAACAACGGTTCTCCGCCGAGCGGCTGGGCACCTACCAGGCTGCGGTCGGCGGCGACCTCGACCAGGCGGTGGCGCTGTACGAATGGAACGCCTCGATGAGCGGCGCGTTCTGGACCACGCTAGGCCACGTCGAG
Protein-coding regions in this window:
- a CDS encoding GAP family protein → MSAGLLLSLAGLALVDSTSIGTLFIPVWLLLAPGPVRARRILAYLGTIAGFYVVVGVLLYVGGTRLAGALDGALDHRPVLWAQLAVGVGLFLLSFRYDGRRRGGGRGAVSRWRDRATSGDSSVRWLVGLALLAALAEVATMLPYLGAMGLLATSGLGTPAVVALLAAYCVVMVLPAAALLAARVAWPRVVEPVLVRLNGWITRTSGSAMGWILGIAGFLLARDAAVRLELFEALRNW